The following are from one region of the Methanospirillum hungatei genome:
- a CDS encoding YIP1 family protein, with protein MIQILIDDIRGVLLHPNKFFQNVRESGLPHAYRQYIVLLAFFSVIAGWIRMFDNDHAIREMLQIVPYYGPYIAEKICPIIAEFGVAIIIGTFLAGIYLVFIAGALIHPFILLVGGEQGFSQTMKVQMYAATPTLLFGWVPVMGIIGIVWSSIIMVVGLKECAGLSLIRSVLAVIVPIFLFASFFLIIIITIQSFTMFLNPIYWLT; from the coding sequence ATGATTCAAATTCTGATTGACGATATTCGCGGCGTTCTCCTTCACCCAAATAAATTCTTCCAAAATGTTCGTGAATCAGGCCTTCCTCATGCGTACAGGCAATATATTGTGCTGCTCGCATTTTTCTCAGTAATTGCCGGGTGGATCAGAATGTTTGACAACGACCACGCAATTCGGGAGATGTTACAAATAGTCCCATATTATGGTCCGTATATTGCAGAAAAAATATGCCCAATCATTGCTGAATTTGGAGTTGCTATAATAATAGGGACGTTTCTTGCAGGAATATATCTTGTGTTCATCGCAGGCGCTCTTATACATCCATTTATTCTTCTGGTAGGGGGTGAACAGGGTTTTAGTCAGACAATGAAGGTACAGATGTATGCCGCTACACCAACACTTCTCTTTGGTTGGGTTCCAGTGATGGGAATTATTGGGATAGTCTGGTCCAGCATTATAATGGTAGTTGGTTTAAAAGAGTGTGCAGGATTATCATTGATCAGATCAGTTCTGGCAGTCATCGTACCAATTTTCCTTTTTGCAAGTTTTTTTCTCATCATAATCATCACAATTCAGTCTTTCACCATGTTCCTCAATCCGATATACTGGCTTACTTAA
- the nudC gene encoding NAD(+) diphosphatase yields MYHPSFAIPRMNIHGDLSSHHSYLIAQSDGHLIKGTEGFVFHDIPEDIARFESCRIFLGTWNGISWWVIGIRLDLPLQTAYSLLTLREIPNGTNSPISGIACRAVQLVRFDTLTKYCGYCGSRTYIKTDEVAKICTSCKKIVFPKLSPAVIVRITDGSRILLSRSPHFPKDMYSVQAGFVEAGESLETAVCREVREEIGIEISNIKYFGSQPWPFPDSLMIGFTAEYAGGEIMPDGFEIEDAGWYTHENLPQLPGPDSIASALILSWIEQIAPY; encoded by the coding sequence ATGTACCACCCATCATTTGCAATTCCCCGGATGAATATCCATGGGGATCTATCATCTCACCATTCTTATCTCATAGCTCAGTCAGACGGGCATCTTATCAAGGGAACAGAAGGATTTGTCTTTCATGACATTCCAGAAGATATTGCCAGGTTTGAATCTTGCAGGATTTTTCTCGGAACCTGGAACGGTATATCCTGGTGGGTAATCGGTATTCGGTTAGATCTTCCACTCCAAACAGCGTATTCTTTATTGACACTTCGGGAAATTCCAAATGGGACAAACTCTCCGATTTCTGGTATTGCATGTCGTGCTGTTCAACTGGTTAGATTTGATACATTGACAAAATATTGTGGGTATTGTGGCAGTCGAACATATATAAAAACTGACGAGGTTGCAAAAATTTGTACATCCTGCAAAAAAATCGTTTTCCCAAAACTATCACCGGCGGTTATCGTCCGTATTACTGATGGTAGCAGAATACTCCTTTCCAGATCACCTCATTTTCCGAAAGATATGTACAGTGTACAGGCAGGATTTGTCGAAGCAGGTGAGTCCTTAGAGACCGCAGTATGTAGAGAGGTTCGTGAGGAAATCGGTATTGAAATCTCAAACATCAAATACTTCGGATCGCAGCCCTGGCCTTTTCCTGACTCACTCATGATAGGATTTACTGCAGAATATGCAGGAGGAGAGATCATGCCAGACGGATTTGAAATAGAGGACGCTGGATGGTATACACATGAAAATCTTCCACAACTCCCCGGTCCGGACAGTATTGCAAGTGCTTTAATTCTTAGTTGGATAGAACAGATAGCACCCTATTAA
- a CDS encoding glutamine amidotransferase-related protein: protein MILIIDLTDPEITILRDEFVAPITRYFLSVGQQTRVIRLEEWGRVDPVVNGIIICGTALADDWYVNHSIETQLNLWNGPILGICAGMQMLLTGTGGERHPFLEIGMTPVYLTDIGREHQLTKGKDDFSGYSLHQYTAARIHPWISLAESDDGEQIVMHQHKPWFGVLFHPEVRNEWIFERFILYVHQFSQTHSSGIEVDFDKTVI, encoded by the coding sequence ATGATTTTAATTATTGATCTGACCGATCCAGAGATAACTATTCTCCGCGATGAGTTCGTGGCCCCAATCACCCGATATTTCCTAAGTGTCGGTCAGCAAACGCGGGTTATACGCCTCGAAGAGTGGGGAAGAGTAGATCCAGTAGTGAATGGTATCATTATTTGTGGAACTGCTTTAGCTGATGACTGGTATGTAAACCATTCTATAGAAACACAATTGAACCTATGGAATGGTCCAATACTTGGAATCTGCGCAGGAATGCAGATGCTTTTAACTGGAACCGGAGGCGAGAGACACCCATTTCTGGAGATTGGAATGACTCCTGTATACCTGACTGATATTGGGAGAGAACATCAGTTAACGAAAGGGAAGGATGATTTTTCAGGTTATTCTCTTCATCAATACACTGCTGCTAGAATCCACCCCTGGATATCCCTTGCAGAATCAGATGACGGGGAACAGATTGTAATGCATCAGCATAAGCCATGGTTTGGAGTCTTATTTCATCCAGAAGTCAGAAATGAATGGATTTTTGAGCGATTTATATTATACGTTCATCAATTCTCACAAACACACTCTTCAGGAATAGAAGTTGACTTCGACAAGACAGTCATATAA
- a CDS encoding diphthine--ammonia ligase, protein MRIGALLSGGKDSVYAAWRMIQTGHEISCFITIQSRNPESYMFHTPNISLTKLQAEAAEIPILIQETDGAKEKELVDLREAIHRAASTYHLDGIVTGAIQSVYQASRIEHICHDEKLWCFSPLWLCDQEQYINSLVSEGFEVIIAGVFAEPLDESWLGVRIDESFLNRMKKIHQKYHVSLAGEGGEYESFVCYAPFFHKRIEILETEAKFAYGSGGYVISRAQLV, encoded by the coding sequence ATGAGAATCGGGGCACTATTATCCGGGGGAAAAGATTCGGTTTATGCTGCATGGCGAATGATACAAACCGGACATGAAATTTCTTGTTTTATTACTATTCAGTCCCGTAATCCGGAAAGTTACATGTTTCATACTCCAAATATTTCTTTGACAAAACTCCAGGCCGAGGCAGCAGAAATCCCGATCCTTATACAGGAGACAGATGGAGCTAAAGAGAAAGAACTGGTTGACCTCAGGGAAGCAATACATCGGGCAGCAAGTACTTATCATCTTGATGGTATTGTTACCGGAGCTATTCAATCAGTATATCAGGCATCCCGGATTGAGCATATTTGCCATGATGAAAAATTATGGTGTTTTTCACCACTCTGGCTTTGTGATCAGGAACAATATATCAATTCCTTAGTGTCTGAAGGATTTGAAGTAATCATTGCGGGTGTTTTTGCTGAACCTCTTGACGAATCATGGTTAGGAGTGAGAATTGATGAGTCATTTCTGAACCGGATGAAAAAGATACATCAGAAGTACCATGTATCACTTGCCGGAGAGGGAGGAGAATATGAGAGTTTTGTCTGCTATGCCCCATTTTTCCACAAAAGAATAGAGATCCTAGAAACAGAAGCAAAGTTCGCATATGGATCAGGAGGCTATGTTATCTCCCGTGCACAGTTGGTGTAA
- a CDS encoding SAM-dependent methyltransferase — MDDKQSFQFFLDFYADLPRQGPGNDQFTQHILGLLIDLPPHPKALDMGCGSGKQSLILAQCGCRVTAVDLHQTILDGLVRRIKREKLEDFIVPVHASMDMYESKEPVDLIWSEGAIYIIGFENGLTLWKKHLKTDGYLVVSEMTWLTSNPPNPVHEFWASEYPAMTTIDKNQLLIEKSGYRWLGSILLPDHAWDDYYAPQKEKITRLRKTEILSLSEDRILKEIEDEIQIFEENRGMFGYVFYLMQNCA, encoded by the coding sequence ATGGATGACAAACAATCTTTTCAATTTTTTCTGGATTTTTACGCAGACCTTCCCAGGCAGGGCCCGGGAAATGACCAGTTTACCCAGCATATACTAGGTCTGCTCATTGACCTTCCCCCTCATCCAAAGGCCCTTGATATGGGATGTGGAAGCGGTAAACAATCCCTTATTCTTGCACAATGTGGATGCCGCGTGACAGCTGTTGATCTTCATCAGACAATACTTGATGGACTAGTCCGGCGAATAAAGAGGGAAAAACTCGAAGATTTCATTGTACCTGTTCATGCATCAATGGATATGTATGAATCAAAGGAGCCAGTAGATCTCATTTGGAGTGAGGGTGCGATATACATTATTGGATTTGAAAATGGACTTACATTGTGGAAAAAACATTTGAAAACTGACGGATACCTGGTTGTTTCAGAAATGACATGGCTGACCTCAAATCCACCAAATCCAGTACATGAATTTTGGGCCAGTGAATATCCAGCAATGACAACGATCGACAAAAATCAGTTACTCATTGAAAAAAGCGGATACCGGTGGCTAGGTTCAATTCTTCTTCCAGACCATGCCTGGGATGATTACTATGCCCCACAAAAAGAGAAAATAACAAGGTTGCGAAAAACTGAAATACTCTCTTTAAGTGAAGACAGAATATTGAAAGAAATTGAAGATGAAATTCAGATTTTTGAAGAGAACCGGGGAATGTTTGGATATGTATTTTACCTGATGCAAAACTGTGCATAA
- a CDS encoding TraB/GumN family protein, which produces MGEIRIIGTAHVSQKSVDEVKTAIDEWQPDVVAIELDQGRYLGLKQQQKNPEIEDILQAKNFTQLLIQWILAYIQRKIGMDVGVEPGAEMKAAIAAAEERQVKIALIDRDIRITLHRFWASMSIIEKFKMFYALIGSVVVADKSGELIDIDELTKEDVVTLAMEEFYKYSPRGAEALIGERDAYMSHNLVRLVASHERVLAVVGAGHRKGIEKFLQRPETIPPLDSLTTQIKTRPWGLIFGVIVTAVFLLLILAIIFSGVGTEVLLQALVYWVLIHGVLTFIFTLIAGGHPISGLVGFAVSPLSSLHPLIAAGWFSAIAEAKIRKPRGSDIKRIMEAESIMEMRDIPLFKVVLVAALANVGSSIGTFAYFIFIFPILGIDPNVILGQGFSNMWAAITNMLPF; this is translated from the coding sequence ATGGGTGAAATCCGGATAATCGGGACAGCACATGTCTCACAAAAAAGTGTTGATGAAGTAAAAACAGCGATTGATGAGTGGCAACCTGATGTGGTTGCCATTGAACTAGACCAGGGCAGATACCTGGGCCTGAAACAGCAGCAAAAAAATCCGGAAATCGAAGATATCCTTCAGGCAAAGAATTTCACACAACTCTTAATTCAGTGGATTCTTGCATACATCCAGAGAAAAATCGGAATGGATGTCGGCGTTGAACCTGGTGCAGAGATGAAAGCAGCAATTGCAGCAGCAGAAGAGCGTCAGGTAAAAATTGCCCTTATCGACCGTGATATCAGGATAACCCTCCACCGATTCTGGGCATCGATGTCAATCATTGAAAAATTCAAGATGTTTTACGCACTCATCGGTTCGGTTGTTGTCGCAGATAAGAGCGGCGAACTCATCGATATAGATGAACTCACAAAAGAGGATGTGGTCACTCTTGCGATGGAGGAGTTTTATAAGTATTCACCACGTGGAGCAGAAGCACTGATCGGTGAGAGAGATGCATACATGTCTCATAATCTGGTAAGATTGGTTGCATCACATGAACGTGTTTTAGCAGTAGTTGGTGCAGGACATAGGAAAGGTATTGAAAAATTCTTACAAAGACCGGAGACGATTCCCCCATTAGACAGCCTGACCACCCAGATAAAAACCCGGCCATGGGGATTGATTTTCGGAGTCATTGTCACTGCAGTGTTTCTCCTCCTCATCCTTGCCATCATATTCTCCGGAGTCGGAACAGAGGTATTACTTCAGGCTCTCGTATACTGGGTTTTGATTCATGGTGTTCTAACATTTATCTTTACGTTGATTGCCGGAGGACATCCGATATCCGGACTTGTCGGTTTTGCGGTAAGTCCCCTATCATCACTTCATCCTCTTATTGCCGCCGGATGGTTTTCAGCAATCGCAGAAGCTAAGATCAGAAAACCTCGTGGTTCTGATATTAAGAGAATCATGGAAGCAGAGTCGATAATGGAAATGCGAGACATCCCATTATTCAAAGTAGTCCTTGTAGCGGCACTTGCAAATGTAGGGTCAAGTATCGGAACATTTGCATATTTCATATTTATCTTCCCGATTCTCGGTATTGATCCAAATGTAATATTGGGTCAGGGATTTTCCAATATGTGGGCTGCAATAACAAACATGTTACCTTTTTAA
- a CDS encoding YkgJ family cysteine cluster protein, whose protein sequence is MTHSLSLVGAIKETGFSCTRCGTCCKESEPGSNLVMVGPEEISRIIERSGLSFEDIVEPYPDRIQEGGKDYTFGWVLRRKNDQCMFLERNRCIIYEVRPWICRTYPFMLDNSGLSVHPCEGIRTVNHTEDAQEMALNLEKRLEYEQDQDDKILKILSSHSIPAGKPVVIDAEGIKEYHG, encoded by the coding sequence ATGACTCATTCATTATCCCTCGTGGGTGCCATTAAAGAAACAGGTTTTTCATGTACCCGGTGTGGAACATGTTGCAAGGAATCTGAACCCGGATCCAACCTTGTTATGGTAGGACCCGAAGAAATATCCAGGATAATCGAGAGGAGCGGTCTTTCATTTGAAGATATCGTAGAACCCTATCCAGACAGAATTCAGGAAGGGGGAAAGGACTATACCTTTGGATGGGTTCTTCGCCGAAAAAATGATCAATGTATGTTTCTTGAAAGAAACCGGTGTATTATATATGAGGTTCGACCGTGGATCTGTCGGACATACCCATTTATGCTGGACAATTCAGGTCTATCAGTCCATCCATGTGAAGGAATAAGGACTGTTAACCATACAGAAGATGCTCAAGAGATGGCGTTGAACCTGGAAAAACGCCTCGAATATGAACAAGATCAGGATGATAAAATTCTGAAAATTTTATCTTCTCACTCCATTCCGGCAGGTAAGCCGGTTGTAATAGATGCAGAAGGAATAAAGGAATATCATGGGTGA
- a CDS encoding GMP synthase subunit A gives MLPLFVVNNYGQFNHLILRALRDLDIDAKLIPNTTPIEDVIAGCRGIILGGGPDISRAGMSDQYIHLKKPVLGICLGLHVIAQTFGGTVQSGQKGGYGAVEVTITDHDTILTGYPEKMQVWASHADEVIVLPVGFNRLATSSICGNEAIAHKELPVFGIQWHPEVSHTFEGYRIFENFNHICQDQTEV, from the coding sequence ATGCTTCCTTTATTTGTGGTCAATAATTATGGCCAGTTCAACCATCTCATTCTTCGGGCTCTTCGTGACCTGGATATTGATGCAAAACTTATCCCAAATACCACACCGATTGAAGATGTAATAGCCGGATGCCGTGGTATCATACTTGGTGGTGGCCCGGATATATCTCGTGCCGGAATGTCAGATCAATATATTCATCTTAAAAAACCGGTTCTTGGGATCTGTCTTGGTTTGCATGTTATTGCACAAACATTTGGCGGAACAGTTCAGTCAGGGCAGAAAGGAGGGTATGGAGCAGTTGAGGTAACCATTACAGATCATGATACAATTCTTACCGGGTATCCAGAGAAGATGCAGGTATGGGCGTCCCATGCAGATGAGGTAATTGTCCTCCCTGTTGGATTTAACCGGCTTGCTACCTCTTCTATCTGTGGAAACGAGGCGATAGCACATAAAGAACTGCCAGTATTTGGTATTCAATGGCATCCGGAGGTGAGCCATACCTTTGAGGGGTACCGGATATTTGAAAACTTCAATCATATCTGTCAGGACCAGACAGAGGTATGA
- the cobT gene encoding nicotinate mononucleotide-dependent phosphoribosyltransferase CobT, which translates to MVFLSRPNLLQPKRPLFVGILANTMLSTVPGLSGAGPNPMGSLLVPVLDAELIWQGVITSSDATPNTPTGCPTPASITRAVLNLAGLSPLFINAGLVHRPTVPVLDLQGKAGEDPRYRPAVPDAVRLYEEGIRVGKLLSAYDLLVIGECVPGGTTTALCVLRMLGYDARVSSASVKNPESMKEEVYNEVVNRIGKRISHPLEIIKETGDPMIAVCVGLSKGFPGKVFLAGGTQMLAVAAVIQALGNPMPEVVTTTYVRDDPHASCDKTAQEIDVPITYVDPGFGDLGHSGLVRYCIGEVKEGMGCGGAMMLGNLLGYNPEEITKSIVSFVTGYSP; encoded by the coding sequence ATGGTTTTTCTATCCCGACCAAATTTATTACAGCCAAAAAGACCGTTGTTTGTAGGAATTCTGGCGAACACCATGTTATCCACAGTTCCTGGCCTCTCAGGAGCTGGGCCGAATCCAATGGGTTCTCTGCTTGTGCCGGTTCTGGATGCGGAACTAATCTGGCAGGGTGTTATTACAAGTTCAGATGCAACACCAAACACCCCTACTGGATGCCCGACACCTGCATCAATAACACGAGCAGTTCTTAATCTGGCTGGATTATCACCTTTATTCATAAATGCCGGACTGGTTCATCGACCAACCGTTCCAGTGCTGGATCTCCAGGGAAAAGCAGGGGAGGATCCTCGGTACAGACCGGCTGTTCCAGATGCAGTACGATTATATGAAGAAGGAATCAGGGTTGGAAAGCTTTTATCGGCATATGATCTTCTGGTAATTGGTGAATGTGTTCCGGGAGGTACGACAACGGCTCTGTGTGTCCTCAGAATGTTAGGGTATGATGCAAGAGTAAGCAGCGCGTCGGTAAAAAATCCGGAATCAATGAAAGAAGAAGTCTACAACGAAGTAGTAAACCGGATTGGGAAACGTATATCGCATCCTCTCGAAATCATCAAAGAAACCGGAGATCCTATGATAGCAGTGTGTGTCGGATTATCAAAGGGCTTTCCAGGAAAAGTCTTCCTTGCAGGGGGGACACAAATGCTTGCCGTTGCAGCAGTGATCCAGGCTTTAGGAAACCCCATGCCAGAAGTTGTAACAACTACCTATGTTCGTGATGATCCACATGCTAGCTGTGATAAAACAGCACAGGAGATCGATGTTCCGATAACCTATGTCGATCCCGGATTTGGGGATTTGGGTCATTCAGGTCTAGTCAGGTACTGTATTGGGGAGGTCAAGGAAGGGATGGGATGTGGTGGAGCAATGATGCTTGGGAACCTTCTTGGATATAATCCGGAGGAAATTACCAAGTCCATTGTCTCATTTGTGACTGGGTATAGTCCCTGA
- the cobS gene encoding adenosylcobinamide-GDP ribazoletransferase, whose product MIHAILALLQFTTILPLGKIVPFEAFARNTWLYPLAGYVIGGFGGFLLIFIPAPSFVGAVLAIGLVLFMSGANHLDGLLDFGDGLMAHGSQQKRIHALTDRQIGSGALALGMMVTLLSVVSLGSVQTGVIAASVLIIAETGGKWSMAFLTVFGKPFHDGLHATLHSYSKTWFVIPATLLLVPAFLLPIPLFVKIYAGIILIIIPLCTRFLAYKLFGGVNGDVTGATGEITRCALLTICACSLATMNV is encoded by the coding sequence ATGATACACGCCATCCTGGCACTTCTCCAGTTCACCACGATTCTGCCTCTTGGAAAAATAGTCCCTTTTGAGGCATTTGCACGCAATACATGGCTGTATCCATTGGCCGGATATGTTATCGGTGGGTTTGGTGGTTTCCTCTTAATTTTCATACCTGCACCCTCATTTGTCGGGGCGGTGCTTGCTATTGGTCTGGTTCTGTTTATGTCTGGGGCAAACCATCTTGATGGTTTATTGGACTTTGGTGATGGGCTTATGGCGCATGGTTCACAACAAAAACGGATTCATGCCCTTACTGACCGGCAAATAGGCTCCGGAGCCCTTGCTCTTGGGATGATGGTAACCCTGCTCTCTGTGGTATCTTTAGGTTCAGTTCAAACTGGGGTGATTGCAGCATCAGTGCTAATTATTGCTGAAACAGGGGGGAAATGGAGCATGGCATTCCTTACTGTGTTTGGCAAACCATTTCATGACGGTCTGCATGCAACGTTACATTCCTATTCAAAAACCTGGTTTGTAATACCAGCCACCCTGCTTCTCGTGCCCGCATTTCTGTTACCTATCCCCCTTTTTGTAAAAATTTATGCCGGGATTATACTAATTATAATTCCGCTGTGTACCCGGTTTCTGGCCTATAAATTGTTTGGAGGTGTAAATGGTGATGTCACTGGAGCAACGGGGGAGATAACCCGGTGCGCTCTCCTCACTATCTGTGCCTGTAGTCTTGCCACGATGAACGTTTGA
- the tuf gene encoding translation elongation factor EF-1 subunit alpha codes for MATEKPHINLAVIGHIDHGKSTTVGRLMYEAGAVPAHIVEQYKKEAESKGKGSFAFAWVMDSLKEERERGITIDIAHKRFDTDKYYFTVVDCPGHRDFVKNMITGASQADAAVIVVAAPDGVMEQTKEHVFLSKTLGIKQLIVAVNKMDASNYDEARFNQVKTDVGNLLKMVGTNPDSVKFIPISAFEGDNIIKNSDKMPWYKGKTLFGLLDELEVPDKPTEKPLRVPIQDAYSISGIGTVPVGRVETGILKKGMNVTFMPANKTGECKSIEMHHEEIPQALPGDNIGFNVRGIGKDDVRRGDVCGAADNPPAVAEEFSAQIVVLQHPSAITIGYTPVFHCHTAQTACTFTELVKKLDPRTGQTLEENPTFLKAGDAAIIKCHPTKPLCIESAKEFPQLGRFAIRDMGQTIAAGMCIEVARKQMR; via the coding sequence ATGGCAACTGAGAAGCCCCACATTAACCTCGCTGTTATTGGTCACATTGACCATGGTAAGTCAACTACCGTCGGCAGACTGATGTACGAAGCCGGAGCTGTTCCGGCACACATCGTTGAACAGTATAAGAAAGAAGCAGAATCAAAAGGTAAGGGTTCATTCGCTTTTGCATGGGTTATGGACAGCCTGAAAGAAGAGCGTGAACGTGGTATTACCATTGATATTGCCCACAAGCGGTTCGACACTGACAAGTACTACTTTACTGTCGTGGACTGTCCGGGACACAGAGACTTCGTCAAGAACATGATCACTGGTGCTTCCCAGGCGGATGCAGCAGTCATCGTCGTTGCAGCACCTGATGGTGTTATGGAACAGACCAAGGAGCACGTTTTCCTGTCCAAGACCCTTGGTATCAAGCAGCTCATTGTTGCAGTCAACAAGATGGATGCATCCAACTATGACGAAGCTCGGTTCAACCAGGTCAAGACCGATGTTGGAAACCTTCTGAAAATGGTTGGAACCAACCCAGACAGTGTCAAGTTTATCCCAATCAGTGCATTTGAGGGTGACAACATAATCAAGAACTCTGACAAGATGCCTTGGTACAAAGGAAAAACACTCTTCGGATTACTTGATGAACTCGAAGTTCCTGACAAGCCAACCGAAAAACCACTTCGTGTCCCAATTCAGGATGCATATTCAATCTCCGGCATTGGAACTGTTCCGGTCGGACGTGTTGAAACCGGTATTCTCAAGAAAGGTATGAATGTTACCTTCATGCCAGCCAACAAGACTGGTGAATGCAAGTCTATTGAGATGCACCACGAAGAAATTCCACAGGCACTTCCAGGCGATAACATCGGATTTAACGTCCGTGGTATCGGAAAGGATGATGTTCGTCGTGGTGACGTTTGTGGGGCCGCTGACAATCCGCCAGCAGTTGCAGAAGAATTCTCTGCACAGATTGTCGTTCTTCAGCACCCAAGTGCTATCACTATTGGATACACCCCGGTCTTCCACTGTCACACAGCGCAGACCGCTTGTACCTTTACTGAACTTGTAAAGAAACTTGATCCACGTACCGGTCAGACCCTTGAGGAGAACCCAACCTTCCTGAAAGCAGGAGATGCAGCAATCATCAAGTGTCATCCAACCAAGCCACTCTGTATCGAGAGTGCAAAGGAATTCCCACAGCTTGGACGGTTCGCAATCCGTGATATGGGCCAGACCATCGCTGCCGGCATGTGTATTGAAGTTGCCAGAAAGCAGATGCGCTGA
- the rpsJ gene encoding 30S ribosomal protein S10, producing the protein MQKARIRLTGTDYQKVEEVCEKIKEIAERTGVNLAGPIPLPTRKLVVPIRKSPDGEGTATWDRWQMRVHKRLIDLDADERALRQLMRTQVPKDIGIEIVLES; encoded by the coding sequence ATGCAGAAGGCCAGAATCCGACTCACCGGAACCGATTATCAGAAAGTAGAAGAAGTGTGCGAAAAGATTAAAGAGATCGCTGAGCGGACCGGTGTAAATCTGGCCGGTCCGATTCCCCTGCCAACCAGGAAGCTTGTGGTACCTATCCGGAAAAGTCCGGATGGAGAAGGGACAGCTACCTGGGACCGCTGGCAGATGAGAGTTCACAAGCGTCTCATTGATCTCGACGCTGATGAGCGTGCTCTTCGTCAGCTTATGCGTACCCAGGTACCAAAGGACATTGGAATTGAGATTGTCCTTGAAAGCTGA